In the Brettanomyces nanus chromosome 1, complete sequence genome, ACGTCAAACCCGGATTTGGTTAACAGATTGAAAAACGGCTACTCGCTTACTAAGTACGACAGAAGTACTTTTTACAGGGGTCCTTCTAACTGGGGTTACATAACCTGGCCAAGATTTGGAGAGAAGATTATCACCGAAGATAGTGAAATTGCCAAAGCTACTCCAAAGGTATTGGTTTGAAGTCCGAACTGTCTCGCAATGTAACCCTTTTCAACTAGTTATTCTACTAATTTAGTTACTTTAATTACTAAGCGATCTATCTGGTAAATAGTTTTTATCAGTTCATGAGTTTCCACGAAGTCCCTTAACtgttttgcttctttttccattCAGGCAACTCCGAAAACATAAGAACCGAAATTTTTCACGGCCGGAATTCTGTCACTTTAATTTATAGCTTCACCGAAAGGCGGTTTTTCTGATTACCAgaacttctctttcttatgTTCGAAACGTATTATTCTTGATTGAAAGCTACAAAACTTTACACAAATGAGCTTCTTGCAGACCGATCCAGCGTCTTGTGCTGGAAACAGTGCCATTAATAAGTTTAATTCCAGAGCCAACATGGATAGTTCCATTAACCATCAATTACAGTCTAATGGTCGTCAGCAGTTGCAAAGGCCAGATTTCAACAAGCTGCATAGAATCGATGCAGGTTTACAAAATGAATTTCGAGACTTTGGAACGCAGGGCAGCTTTCAGGAATACCGTCAGCCTTCACAGATGCAACAGGGGTCACTTCAGCAACTGCCTCAGCGTGGTTGGGTCAACGATTTCCAAAAGATGACTATTAGCGAAAGTCAGGATCAGCGAATGAATCAAATGGATCAGCAAAGGGATCAACATGATCAACATAATCAAATGGATCAACATAACCGGCAAATATATCAACATAACCAGCAAATGAATCAAGCGAATCAACGAAGTCAGCAAGCAAATGTGCAACAATGGTCGATGGAGTTCAATAGTCTCGAGCAACGACAAGTCAGAGCTCAAAATAGTGACTCTTTCCAAACTGCAGCAACCAAAATAAAAGCCGAGGTATCTCCTGTTGGATTTACTAGATCATATGGCTACTCAAATGCTCCATACACGCTGCAGAGTGGTTTGCAGGACTCTTCAACTGATAGTGAGGCCAAAATTGACTTTGATTCCGCATTTAACAACATTGAGAAACAGCTATCGGAGCATGGCAACAATATCAGAGTAAATAACAGTGAGATGAATgtgaaggaaaagaccATGGGGCCAATAGGTGAGGTGGACAAAATCAAGTTTGCGCAATTGGCACAATCTGTATTTAATACCATGAACAGTGCTTCCCCCAAGAACGCATCGAATGAAATGAATGAGAAGTTCAAGCAGTCGAAATTCATGAACTTGATGGATCGGATTTCGAAAAGAGAGGTGGAAATTAACGATAAAAAGGACAAATTTGTCGACTCTCAAGGCCACGACATACGAGACGACCTTCCAGATCCTTTGAAAGACCTTAGGGATACTGATCTAAGAGACCTGGGCCCATATGATTCTGCCAAAGCTGTTCACGAAAAACTGGGCAAggatctttcttcaactgcaTGGGAAACGACATTTTGAGTATGTATTATGATATGGAATGTAAATTGGAATATCTCAATTGGGCGAAATCCTTAATGTAAAAACTGAGCGCTTAATGGTTTAATTGGTGATTCTCTCTATTTTGTTATTCTTTATACGACGTAAATGGGTTTAAAGAAACTAGTTGCAAGTCGTCCGAGCAGTTCTGCGTCTTTTGCATCTGTTGGATCGACGGTAAGACGGGTTCAAAACAAACTTCTGCACACTAAATCGAGATCTcctaagaaaaaaatcGTTACTGCTTTCGACAACAGAAATGCTACAGAAGATATCGAGAATATACCTATAGGATCTTTAATTCAAACCAAACCAGAGCCTCCTGAAGAAAGCTTTACTGATTCCATCTTTCCACCTAGTTCTTCAGGTAAAGCAATCGTTCAGGAATCGCCCAGTTCTTTTAACacaaatttgaaggataGGAGATCAGACGGATTTATTGATGATTATGGAACTTTTCAAAACAATCATCTGGTTGAAACTACTTCACTTTTATCGGAGGAACCGCAATTTGCTACGCTGAACAGGCCACAGAGAGTTACATGGATCGATTCTATGATGGGAGGAACCGCTATGGCcgaagatattgaaagtGTGGGCGAATCGGAGATCATTGATAACGTATCACTAAACAGATGGGTCAGAGCTTATCAGTtgtcttttcttgttttACTTCTAGTCCTTATTATATTCCTTAGTATAATAATCTATATGTAAAGGTGCGACAATAATTTATTCAGAGGGCTACTTTAATCCTTGGCGTTTAATTCTTAAAGGcacatttttttctttcatctATCAGAGCAATGCCAGCCACTTATAAATCAAGAATAAACATGAACTTCAAAGAGGTCAATACTATAGCCAAAGATCCGTTCAGTTCACAGAGTTCTTTGGAAAACGGAGAGTCGAGTGCTTCTCTGAATACTCTATATGGAAGTATTCCAGGAATTCAAGCTTCAGGAACTGCAGGTGAAGATCCATGCAATAATCCTTTGTGGAGAAGAATTTGTAAAAGAGTTGGAATTCCGGTGCCAGACAGCTGGGGAGCTTTTACGAAAGAACATCCTTACTGGTTTTGGGGAGTAATAATAGTGATGATCGTACTAGTCAATGTGATCCTCTATTACACAGGTCAAATAAGGCTTTTGGTAATTATTTGGATTAAAGTATTATGCTCCTTGGGACTTTTGGAGTGCCTTGCTAAAGATGTGTaatagagaaaaggatTGAAATAGATCTCGAGTCCTCTCTGTTTCGCCTAATTAGGAAACTATTGGCTATTTTTTCATTaattatttttcatcaagattttcttttctttcgtatatcttttctttcctttcaCTAGTCTTGACTTTTCCAACCACCTTGTTGGACCTAAAATAGATATGAGATTAAGAGACAGAGAAATTATCCAGCACAAaaattttgatgatgctaGCG is a window encoding:
- a CDS encoding uncharacterized protein (EggNog:ENOG41), with protein sequence MSFLQTDPASCAGNSAINKFNSRANMDSSINHQLQSNGRQQLQRPDFNKLHRIDAGLQNEFRDFGTQGSFQEYRQPSQMQQGSLQQLPQRGWVNDFQKMTISESQDQRMNQMDQQRDQHDQHNQMDQHNRQIYQHNQQMNQANQRSQQANVQQWSMEFNSLEQRQVRAQNSDSFQTAATKIKAEVSPVGFTRSYGYSNAPYTLQSGLQDSSTDSEAKIDFDSAFNNIEKQLSEHGNNIRVNNSEMNVKEKTMGPIGEVDKIKFAQLAQSVFNTMNSASPKNASNEMNEKFKQSKFMNLMDRISKREVEINDKKDKFVDSQGHDIRDDLPDPLKDLRDTDLRDLGPYDSAKAVHEKLGKDLSSTAWETTF